Within the Podarcis muralis chromosome W, rPodMur119.hap1.1, whole genome shotgun sequence genome, the region TAGCCCCCGCGAGAAgagggaatccctgggcgtgtccgcgacccggcccgccaatcggcgggcaGGGGAGGcatggcctagcccatttaaggccagcgcgcccggggaccgccctcttttcccTGTTCCAGCTGCCCGGTTTTTTGCTCCGACCAGCTGCTTCATTTTTTCAGGTCCCAGCTTGCACGTGGAGCCAGGTTGTTTTGTTGCTTCGTTGCTTTGTTTTCTATATCAATTTAGAGCATTACTTTGTTTCTTTTTCACATCTTTGGGAGATCGTCAATCGCAAGTCGTACTTCTTGTTTACGGCAAGGGCGCCGAAACGGGACCGGTCGCTCGGAACTCACCGTCCGATCGATCGGAGCACCGTAGCGTAGCGGAGCCCCTCTTCATACCTTTTCGTTCCTACCTTTTGTTTTCGCGCTCACCGCGTGCGCATGGAATTTTGCATCCATTGCTCCCGACGCATCACCAGTGCCCAGATCCCACTGAGAGCGACCATCGCCGCAACCCTGCCGTGTGGATCCCCGATTCCATCAATTCATCGCTGCCGCGCAAATCGGCGAACTCTGGACACGTGGCTGACTTCAGCAGCCGCTTGAGGTGGGGGTAACCCGGCCAGTGAGGGCTCTCAGCGGTCGCTAAGGGGTTGCTGGGGTTCTCCTTTCTGGGTTGGGTCCAGCAGCAGGGTGTCGGATTCGCCCGTCCAGACGGAGGGCGGAAAAAGTGTTTTCTCTTAACCTTTCTTAATGTACAGTCAATAATCCTGTTCTAATAAGCAGGATCACAGGAGTGCCGGCAAACTCAGTCCACGCATACAGGGGTATCCCCCCATTGCGCTTATATTGTCGGTTGCTCTACAGTGTAGCAACCTCCGAGTGTGGTTGGGCTTAGTCGCCACGGCAATGACGCTCTTCTTTCGCCATCTTGTAGGGTGACCACGTGGTCGCTCGGAGCCGCCATTTTAGGTGAGGCACGGGGGTTTCTTTGTTGCAATTCACACCGCTGAGTAGTTGTTTATACTGGCTGCTCCGAAGTCGCAGCCGCTTTCTTTCCTTGCTTCAAAGTCGCATCAAGTTTAATTCATTTGCGGTTCAAAGCCGGGGGTGATTACGAAGTAGCTGTCCTTGTGGCGTTGTATTATATTGAGTCAGAGTGCCGAGCAAGTTCTGGGGAAAGAGGCATCGTGCGTTCCAGGGAGTTACAGCAGACAactttttgggttttgtttttgcattcccGCTCCAAGGGAGAAAAGGGCAGTGCGCTTACAGGCATGGTGGAGGCTAGgcagtaatttttaaaataattaaagtaCCGGTGGCATCTATTGGATTCTATCCTTCCGATTTCAAGGCATCAGGCTAACAACTAAGAATAATTTGGCGACATTGCAGTGCATAATCACGATATTGTTATCAGATAAATCAATTCACGTTTGCAGCAGTAGGTATTGTTTATAAGCTGCTTATATAACCTTTGCGTCTTGGTGTCTGGCAGTTCTTACTGAGCTGTGCTGGGCGGCTCCAGCTTCATTCTGCTGTCGGTGTAGGCAATTCTGAACTAAGTTAATTTTGTTATTAAGTGATAACAATACATGATAAGAGTTTATTAATAGAATAACACAGCTGAATTAAaacattaattaaataaatacttagttaactaataaataaataaataaaatataaaatataaaatataaataaataaataaatatatatatatatatatatatatatatatataattataataaataattaaataataattaaataattgaataattgaataaataaatactaataataataaaaatataataatactaatactactactactactactactaataataataataataataataaaataaaataaaataaaataaaataaaatttgacaaACACCGGATCTTggtgacaatactgaactagtaGTTTGCAAATAATTAGAAGTCTTCCTTGTGTCTTTCATTGTCAGAATGGCTTCGGGGGGTAATCAGCAGGCAGCCCCCACGGGCAATCAACCAGCACCTCTTACAGGTAATGGGGGCGCCCAATTACCTGCCATGCCCTGCGATCCTCAAGCCTTTGCTCAATTCTTCATGGCCTTTGAAACATTTTATAGGCAGTGTAAGCCGAGGGCTCTGGCACTTCCGGCGCCGGAGTCGTCACAAGAAGTTATACCCGATACTCCCCTTAACATTCAGGAGCAACAGGGCACATCTGCCACTGCGTCGGTCAGCGGTCAGATAGAAACTGCTGCTATCAGACGCCCCAACACTCGCGCCCAATCAGCCATTGCTAAGAAAACCACCGCAggcggtaaggtaaaggtaaggcgcaggtaaggtaaaggtaaggcaCCCACTAAGGGTGCCAGTAAGGGAAAGGCGCCTTCTAAGGGGACCGGCAGTAATACCATGGCACACCCCCAGTGTTTTTCAGGAGCAGCAGCCCCAGCACAGTTCAACAGAAGGTAGCTTGGGTTCCGACTCTGATACGGAGCAGATGGAACCCCAAGTCGCCCAGCCGGCTGCCAATGAGAACTCAGCCAGCAGTGAGGTGCAAGGGGGCAAAAGAAAGTCCAAGAAGAAGCATACGTCGGCTAAGAAGAAAAGAAGTAAGCAGTCCGAGACAGAGGATGAGTCAGGTACATCATCCTCGGATTCTGATAGTGAGGGCCCTATGGATGGTTACTGGGGTTTCGGGGAACATAATCATGGGATCCCACTTTGGGCACATGAGAGGAGGGCTAATTCGCACCGTAAGACGTTCAATGGAACATTGGAATGGAAGGACGGGGCGTTGGTGGAAGATGTAAAGGTTTCCACCAATCAGTCGACTGATTTTATATTGGGGAACCATTTGTCCCAGAGGAAGAGGAATAAGATCCTCAATGGCGACTATGTAGATATGTTTACCCTTCTCCCTCCTACCAAGCTAActgggaaaggggaaaagaagcgCTCTTTCGATAAGCGGAGGTATAGGACGCCTAGGGCCGAACGCACCTTTGAGAACTGGTTGGATGGGTACCAGGTCTTCATGGGAGTTATCTGCGTGGCTTATCCTAAACGTTCAATGGATCTGGTTGCTTATTTGGCTCATGTGAGGCAGGCTCACACGCTGGCGGGTGAGACTGCGGCATTAACCTATGAGAATTTTCATAGAAACGCTTCTCTCCTGCCCTCCACCCGGTGGGACCTAAGGGACCCCAATTACTGGGGCGAGGACGTTAACCCCTATATCGAAAAGAAAAACCAGGAATTGGCCAAGTCGGGTAAGACAGAGGCAAAACGGTGCCGCCAGTGCTGGGAGTACAACAGGGGTGTGTGTTCGCGACCTTCCTGTAAGTATCTTCATGAATGTGAGCGGTGCCTGGGAAACCACCCCGCCTCTGTGTGCTTTAAGAATAAGCAACAGCCCTTTCGGGGGGGCAGGGGGTACTTCAACAACAATACCAGGGGTGCCCCCGGATCCTCTCATCAAGGACCCAGTAACCGCCAGTAACTTGTATCTCGGTCTTGCCTTTCCCCCCATCCGCCTCCAGCCCCTCAAAACCCTCCTAGACCAATACCCCGATAGAATAGCCGCAAAATACCTTTGGGACGGGTTCTCCATGGGATTTAGAATCCCAGTAGCATTCCCCCCCAACACCGGGGACCCCCAAAATCAGAAGTCCGTGCGGGAAAGGCCAGAGATAGTTAGGAAAAATATACATTAGGATAAATATACAGAAGGAGATCACGGCAGGCAGGGTTGCAGGCCCTTTTCCCGAGCCCCCTCTGGAGGGGCTTCACCTATCCCCTCTGGGCATAGTACCTAAAAAAGCTCCGGGGGAATTTCACATGATCCACAACCTCTCTTACCCAAGGGGAGGTTCCGTGAATGATGCAATACCTCAGGAACTGTGCACGGTAAAATATGCCTCTTTTGACCAGGCAGTCAAAATGATTCGTAGATTTGGCCAAGGAGCGCTCCTAGCGAAATGCGACATCGAGTTCGCATTCTGCCTCCTACCTGTGCATCCAGCAGATTTTCGTTGGTTGGGGTTTAGATTTGAGGGGGCGTATTTCATCGATAAGGCAATGCCTATGGGCTACTCCATCGCATGCTCTGCATTCGAGTCCTTTAGTACCTTTCTTGATTGATTTGTCAGaaacaaaaattctcatgtgcttgatgtatggtttcttgccaaacatcttttcatagggggtacaaccaatcggtgATTATAATCTGC harbors:
- the LOC144326303 gene encoding uncharacterized protein LOC144326303, with translation MEPQVAQPAANENSASSEVQGGKRKSKKKHTSAKKKRSKQSETEDESGTSSSDSDSEGPMDGYWGFGEHNHGIPLWAHERRANSHRKTFNGTLEWKDGALVEDVKVSTNQSTDFILGNHLSQRKRNKILNGDYVDMFTLLPPTKLTGKGEKKRSFDKRRYRTPRAERTFENWLDGYQVFMGVICVAYPKRSMDLVAYLAHVRQAHTLAGETAALTYENFHRNASLLPSTRWDLRDPNYWGEDVNPYIEKKNQELAKSGKTEAKRCRQCWEYNRGVCSRPSCKYLHECERCLGNHPASVCFKNKQQPFRGGRGYFNNNTRGAPGSSHQGPSNRQ